The segment AGACGAGTGTGGCGCGGTATCCGCCCCTCGCCGAACGGACACCGCGCCTGCGCCTTTCGGCGCGAATCCAAGGGTATGACGGTGCCGATCCCGCTCCTGAGGGGCTTGACATTCACACCCTGAATCGCTAATTCCTCGGGCCGACTCAGTCGGGCATGACGGGCTCGGTCGGAGGCTTCCGGCCGGTCTCCTGCTCCCAGAACTCGAGCTGCTGCGTGAGAGCCTTGGCGAGCTCGAACACCTGCTCGGGAGGGATGCGGATGCGGCTGACCACGCGCGCCGGAACGATCGTGCGGCGCTCCCCCGTCTCGGGATCGGTCTCATCGTGCGGCGGTTGGGCGAGGGTGAGGAAATCCATCACGAACACCGTGGAGCTGTGCCAGACGTTGGCGAAATCGGCGTAATTGCCCCCGATCAGATCGGGCGGCAGATCGATCTCGAATTGACGGGGCACCTGATCAGACATGCGGCAGTTCCTCCTCGCCGGGGGGATGAAGGGGCGTCTGGCGAGTCTATGGGGCGACCATCGCGGGCTGAACGGGGTTGCGCTCGGCGGCCCCGCCGCTCGATGCGTCGGTGGCGGGCGCGTGAGCACCGACGAGGCGCGCGAAGCCGCTCAGCCGCGCGACGCCCTCGGGAGTGCGCGGCAGGTCGTCGAGGAGCCCCGGTGAGTAGACGAGGTACGCCGTGTGCATCGCCCGCGAGATGGCGACGTTCAGGCGGTTGCGCAGAAGGAGGAACTCCAGGCCCCGGGGCGCGTCCCGCCCGGACGATGCCGCGAGCGAGACGATCGCCACCGCCGCCTCCTGTCCCTGGAACTTGTCGACCGTGCCGACCGGCACGTCGTCGAAGCCTGCGGCCGCGAGCGCCTCTTCGACCAGCACCTGCTGGGCGTTGTACGGGGTGACGACGATGATGTCGTTCCCCGCGAGGGGCCGCGGGGGTGTCAGCGTCGCGGCGCCGGTGTCGTCGATGTCGATGCCGGTCCACTCGCGCCCGACGAGAGCGCGGACGAGATCGACGACGATCCCGGCCTCTTCGGGCGACCGGGTGGCGTTGCCCCGGTGACGAAACGGCAGCGGATGAAGGCCCGGCACGACACCTTCGAGGGCGCGCATCGCGGTCGCAGTCTGCGCGGCGAGCGCACCTCGATACGACAGATCGGAGACGGCGCGCGCGACGGCCGGATGCATCCGCCACGACCGAGCCAGGAAGAAGCCGAAGTCGGGCGGGATGACGTCGGCGCCGTCCATGACCCAGCCGAGCGCGGATGTGTCGACCGGCTCGGGGTGGGTGCCCTGGCTCACCTGCGGCAGCTGTTGCGGATCACCGAGGAGGAGCAGGCGGGATGACGCCAGCGATACCGCGATCGTCGAGGCGAGCGAGAACTGTCCCGCCTCGTCGATCACGAGGAGGTCGAGGCTCCCGTGGGGGATGCGACCCTCATGGGCGAAGTCCCACGCCGTGCCGCCGACGACGAATCCGGATGCCACGTGCTCGGCCGTGAAGGCCGCGACCCCGTTCTTCGGGATCGGCGTGAAGCTCACCCGCTCCGCGTCATCCGGCTTCTTCAGCGCCTTGCCCACCTGCTGCGGGGGCACGCCCGCCGCCACGATCCGGTCGAGCATGTGCTCGACGACTGCGTGCGACTGGGCGACCACGCCGACTTTGTAGCCGTGCTCGGCGACGAGGCGAGCGATGACGTGCGATCCGACGAAGGTCTTCCCCGTTCCGGGCGGCCCCTGCACGGCGAGGTAGCTGCGGTCGAGATCGAGGAGGGCGGCGGTGATGTCGCCGATGTCGTCGCCGGTCTGCGATGGCAGCGCACCTGACCGGGTGCGGGGCGGGCGGCGGAGCAGGATGTCGCTGGCCGGGTCGTACGGCAGCTTCGGTGAGGCGGCGACGACGGCATCCGCCCAGGCGTCGATGGCGGTCTGCTGATTCAGTGCACGGGGCGGCGCGGGCGGAGTCAGCGCGAGCGGGAGTTCGCTCCAGGTCTCGCCGTCGATGGCGGATTCCTCCACGATCGCGCCGTCGTCGAGGGTCTCGATGACGGTGACCCGGTGGTCGGCGTGGATCCAGCGCGGTTTGTCGGCGAAGGGGAACGACACCGGCAGCTCGTAGAGCGCGAACGGGTCACTGCCCTCGCTGATGCGTGTGCCGGGCGCGAGTTCGCCGCGCAATTCGAGGCGGCGGCGAAGTGTGCGCTTGCCCTCCTCCTGGTACCAGTCGGTGACGACGTGGCAGCGCGAGGAGTCGAGCATGACGACATCCCGCGTCTCCTCCCATACCGACGCCGGCTCGCGCAGTCGAAGGAAGTGGGTGGCCCAGAACGACTTGGCCTCGCGTGGGTAGTAGTCGATCGCGGCCGCGCCGAGGCGGAGCGCGCGCGACTCCGCGGAGTCGGCGTCGCGCTGGGCGGCGAGGGCGTTGAGCCGGTCGGCGCGCTCGGACGGGGTGTAGACGTGCTCGTCGGGATCGGGGTTCGGGGTGGGGCGCAGCTGCGCCTCGCGGGCACGGTCGACGAGCCAGTCACGCAGGCGCAGCGTCGAGACGCAGTCGTAGCGGTTGTAGTCGGCGAGGTCGTCCAGGATGCGGGAGGCCTCTGCCGCGGCATCCGGTCCATCCTGGTGCAGCGCGCGCCTGGACGTACTTGACGATCGAGTCGTCGCCCTTCTGCACGTCGCTCGTGCGCACCTCGTCGCCCATGTAGAGCGGTTCGAGCTTCTTGATGGAGTACGAGCGCGAGCCGACGCGAAGAGCCCGCCGCACGATCGGGTAGAGGTCGACGAAGACGCCGTCGCGAAGCAGCTGGTCGACGTCGGACTCGCGCACGCCGTAACGCGCCGCCATGGCGAGCAGGTGCGTGGGCTCGTAGGGCGCGTAGTGATAGATGTGCAGGTCGGGGTGCGTCTTGCGTCGCAGGGCCACCATGTCGAGGAAGCGCTCGAGCGCCTCCTTCTCCTCGGCGAACGAGTGCGCCCACAGCGCCGAATACTGCTCACTCAGGTCGACCCAGCCGAAGAGGTAGTCGATCCCCCAGGTGGTTCCCTCCCCCTCGGTGTAGAGGGGGTCGCCTTCGAAGTCGAAGAAGATGTCGCCCTGGCTCGGGCGCGGGAGCGCGCCGAGCGCCTGCGGCTGCACGACCTCGTACTTCGGGATGTCGCCGGGCGAGCTCAGCTGCAGCCGCGCCTGGGTGCGCAGCAGCGCGATGGTGTCAGGATTCATCCCCGTCGGCGCGCTGTCGAGACCGGCGAGATCATGGATGGTCTCGATGCCGGCGGCGCGCAGGCGTTCGCGCTGCACCGGCCGCATTCCCGCGACGAGCAGGAGATCGCCGGATGCCACGACTTCGAGGTCACAGGTCGCGCAACGTCCGCAGGCGACCACGCCGAGGTCGCCGCGCGGGTCTCCCCACGCGATCGCGTCGCCGGTCGCCCCGAGGTCGAGGCGGCGGTCGGCGATGAGGGTATGCAGGCGGTCGCGACGCAACTGGAAGACGGGAAGGAGATCGTCGACCTCGTGGCTGCTGGTGGTGCCGTCGCCGAGGAGCAGTTCGACGCGGTCGGAGCGCGGGATGCCGAGTCGATCGAGCTGGGCGACGTAGGCGGCGAGCTGCATGAGGGCGGTGACGCGGGCGTGGCGGGCGAGCTTGGTGTCTTGCACGAGCCACGCGCCGAACTCATCGCGGACGAGGAAGTCGGCGAAGCCGACGAAGTCATGGGTGGCGAACGTCGCCTGGTAGATGACGTCGGCATCGGAGTTCAGCGCCGCGTCGGTGAGCCGTACGGCCTCGGCGAGCGCCCCGGCGTCGGACGAGCGGGTTTCGGGGATCTCGATGACGCCGTCGCCGAACTGCTCGCGGTAACGGGCGAGGACTCGTCGCTCGTGCTCGCCGCCGAGTTCTCCCGCGCGGCGCAGTGTCGGGTCATCCGGCTCTTCGACCGGCGCGACGCGACCGAGCTTGGCGTCGATCGCGCGCAACCACGCGAATTCGCACTCAGCGGCGGCTTTCAGGTCGCTCGCGCTCCAGACGATCCGGCCCTCGTCCTCGATGTACCGCAACATTCCCTTCCCGAAGGTCCGCCGCTCGGACCGTCCCCCCGACCCTAACCGTGGCCGCCGACGTCGTTGCGAGCGAGACGTCCGACGACTCAGGCGACGGACGGCGGCCAGCGGTCACGGCGCCACTCCTCCCACGAGGAGAATCCGGAGGGCGGTGGGTCGATGGGGTCGCTTCCGTCCAGCTCACCCGCCGTGGGAACCTCGAACGCCTCGTCCCAGCCGGCCAGTTCCTCGTCTGACATCGGCCAGGTCGCCTCCGGGTTGTTCAGCTGTCGCAGGTCGAGCCGTCTGCGCCGCTCGTGGGCGGTGAGCTCGTAGTAGCGCAGTTCGCACGCCGCATCGCGGTCGGCGGCAGCCTGTCGGAGCGCGGATCGCTCGGCCTTGCTCCAGAGGCCGAAGTCGATGACGACATGAAGTCCCAGGTCCAGCGCGCGCAGCCCGATCTCGATCAGCCGACCCTCGATGACGTCCGACGCGGAGGCGGGGTGCTGCTCTCCGTAGAGGGCCTTGACCCACTCATCCTTCGTGAGCCGCAGTGCACCTCGCCGGACTTCGATGCGCCGAGCATCGGTGGTCTTACCCGT is part of the Microbacterium sp. ET2 genome and harbors:
- a CDS encoding DUF3467 domain-containing protein, with the protein product MSDQVPRQFEIDLPPDLIGGNYADFANVWHSSTVFVMDFLTLAQPPHDETDPETGERRTIVPARVVSRIRIPPEQVFELAKALTQQLEFWEQETGRKPPTEPVMPD
- a CDS encoding AAA family ATPase, which produces MSRPTLFLTIGLPGTGKTTDARRIEVRRGALRLTKDEWVKALYGEQHPASASDVIEGRLIEIGLRALDLGLHVVIDFGLWSKAERSALRQAAADRDAACELRYYELTAHERRRRLDLRQLNNPEATWPMSDEELAGWDEAFEVPTAGELDGSDPIDPPPSGFSSWEEWRRDRWPPSVA